Part of the Bacteroidales bacterium genome, TATCGGGGAAAATCAGGGCCGGTTTGAAAGATTTTGCCTCTTCGAATTCCATGGATGCATAGGAGATAATAATAATGATGTCACCAACAGCCACCCTTCTGGCGGCAGGGCCGTTCATGCATATTTGCCCCGATCCCCGCTGGCCGGTGATCACATAGGTTTCAAGCCGCTCCCCATTGTTGATGTTTACAACCTGAACCTTCTCATTTTCAACAAGATTGGCTGCATTCATCAGATCTTCATCAATGGTAATACTGCCCACATAGTTCAGGTCCGACTCGGTAACTGTAACCCGGTGTATTTTGGATTTAACTACTTCAATATGCATGACCATCCGTTGACTTCGCAAATTTAATCAAAATTCAGATTATCAATAAGCCTTACGCTACCTATTTGAACAGCCAGGCAAGCCACTTTGTTCACCTTTTCGTCCCATTCCTCAACAGGCATAAGCTCTTTATCTTCAACAATTTCAAAGTATTCCAGCTCCATGAGTGCTTGTGTATTGAACTGCCGGATCACCCATTCCTTCAGTTGAGAAGGAGTGAGGGTATCTGTTTTCTCTTTGGCCTGCACCAGCGTTTCGTATAAAAAGGGTGCCAGTTTTCTCTGCTCTTTACTAAGCCTGACATTTCTGGAACTCATGGCCAGGCCATCTTGTTCCCTGATGATCGGGCAGGGTACGATGCTCAGATCCAGTTTCATGATCTCCACAAGTCTGCGAATGATGACCAGTTGCTGAAAATCCTTCTGCCCGAAATAAGCCCGTTGAGGACGAACCAGGAGAAACAGCTTGCTTACGATCTGAGCCACCCCATTAAAATGACCCTTGCGATACTTGCCCTCCATGACCTTATCCAGATTCCCCAGATCAAATATCTGAGTATCTTCTTCGGGATACATCTCTTTTACCGAGGGAACAAAAACAATGTCAGCTTCCAGCTTGCGAAGCAATTCCAGGTCCTGGTCGAGGGTCCTGGGGTAGCGGTCAAGGTCCGAGGGGTCATTGAACTGGGTAGGATTTACAAAAATACTGACTACTATCTGATCATTTTCACTATTTGCTTTTTCAACGAGGGAGGCATGTCCCTGATGAAGGGCCCCCATGGTTGGAACCAGGCCAATGGCCTTTTGCTCCTGTTGCAGGGAGGCAAGGTGCCTGGTAAGATCGTTTTTGGTTCTGTATACTATCATACAACAGGTGAGTGTACAAAGATAGATAAAAAGGTATCAATTATTTTTAGTAAATTTGCATGATTTCTAATAGAGGCTTGCGAATATGGAGAGTAAAAAGGTATTATTTGTTTCTCAGGAGATTACCCCCTATTTGCCAGAGACTGAACTTTCCTTAATCAGCAGAAAACTTCCCCAGGCCATTCAGGAAACCGGTAAGGAAATCCGGACCTTTATGCCAAAGTACGGAAATATCAATGAAAGAAGGAACCAGTTGCACGAAGTAATCAGGCTGTCGGGAATGAACCTGATTATAGATGATACGGATCACCCGCTGATTATTAAAGTTGCTTCCATACAATCTGCCAGGATGCAGGTATATTTCATAGATAATGAGGAATATTTCCATAGAAAGCATACAGTTGCAGATTCCAGGGGAGTGCATTTTAAGGACAATGATGAGCGCATGATATTTTTTGCCCGCGGAGTGCTGGAGACTGTTCGTAAATTACGCTGGTCGCCCGACCTGGTTCACTGTCATGGCTGGTTTACCTCACTGGTGCCTCTGTATCTGAAGAAAGCTTACCGTGAAGACCCTCTGTTCGCCGATTCAAAGGTGGTCTTCTCCTTTTATGACAATGGATTTGACGGACCTCTGGATAAGTCCTTTTCTAAGAAGATCCTCGTGGACGGAGTTTCTCAGAAACACCTTTCCATGATTAAAGAACCAGGATATGAGAACCTGGCCAACCTGGCCGCCACCTATTCGGATGGTCTGATCCAGGGAAGTGAAAGCCTGCCTGCTAAAGTTGACGAAGTACTGAAAAAATCGGGAAAACCCTATTTGAATTATGCCAGTGAAGAGAAATATGTGGAGGAGTTTTCCGTTTTCTACGACAGTATTATCAACGATTAAGACTTATTTTTGGATGAAGAAGAGAGAATTGCAATTTTTAGCAATCGTTACAGGTTTGA contains:
- the panC gene encoding pantoate--beta-alanine ligase, which gives rise to MIVYRTKNDLTRHLASLQQEQKAIGLVPTMGALHQGHASLVEKANSENDQIVVSIFVNPTQFNDPSDLDRYPRTLDQDLELLRKLEADIVFVPSVKEMYPEEDTQIFDLGNLDKVMEGKYRKGHFNGVAQIVSKLFLLVRPQRAYFGQKDFQQLVIIRRLVEIMKLDLSIVPCPIIREQDGLAMSSRNVRLSKEQRKLAPFLYETLVQAKEKTDTLTPSQLKEWVIRQFNTQALMELEYFEIVEDKELMPVEEWDEKVNKVACLAVQIGSVRLIDNLNFD
- a CDS encoding aspartate 1-decarboxylase; this translates as MHIEVVKSKIHRVTVTESDLNYVGSITIDEDLMNAANLVENEKVQVVNINNGERLETYVITGQRGSGQICMNGPAARRVAVGDIIIIISYASMEFEEAKSFKPALIFPDTASNKLN
- a CDS encoding glycogen/starch synthase, translating into MESKKVLFVSQEITPYLPETELSLISRKLPQAIQETGKEIRTFMPKYGNINERRNQLHEVIRLSGMNLIIDDTDHPLIIKVASIQSARMQVYFIDNEEYFHRKHTVADSRGVHFKDNDERMIFFARGVLETVRKLRWSPDLVHCHGWFTSLVPLYLKKAYREDPLFADSKVVFSFYDNGFDGPLDKSFSKKILVDGVSQKHLSMIKEPGYENLANLAATYSDGLIQGSESLPAKVDEVLKKSGKPYLNYASEEKYVEEFSVFYDSIIND